The following are encoded in a window of Rhizobium sp. WYJ-E13 genomic DNA:
- a CDS encoding DUF4168 domain-containing protein — protein sequence MTMITRYTPVATMSAAVFCLLAFSPASAEDMAQAQQQPPAQGQAPMQGQTPMQGQSGDDGAAAPVSDQKIEAFAVAYLQVDRVRKEYSAKIGATKDEAAKQKLQEEAKKQMVDTVEASKDISVEEYSSILTAAQSDPALAKKVLEKIGTPPPAQQQQ from the coding sequence ATGACCATGATCACTCGTTACACACCCGTCGCAACGATGAGCGCTGCGGTCTTCTGCCTGCTTGCTTTCAGCCCGGCATCCGCCGAGGATATGGCCCAGGCGCAACAGCAGCCGCCGGCGCAGGGCCAGGCGCCGATGCAGGGGCAGACGCCGATGCAGGGGCAGAGCGGCGACGATGGTGCAGCCGCCCCCGTCAGCGATCAGAAAATCGAGGCCTTTGCCGTCGCCTATCTGCAGGTCGACAGGGTCAGGAAGGAATATTCGGCCAAAATCGGCGCGACGAAGGACGAGGCTGCGAAACAAAAGCTGCAGGAAGAAGCCAAGAAGCAGATGGTCGACACCGTCGAGGCCTCCAAGGACATCTCTGTCGAGGAATACTCGTCGATCCTGACGGCCGCACAGAGCGACCCGGCTCTCGCGAAGAAGGTTCTGGAAAAGATCGGCACCCCGCCGCCGGCGCAGCAGCAGCAATAA
- a CDS encoding Lrp/AsnC family transcriptional regulator: MAKTFDSRAELDPTDIAMIETLQGDGRISVSELGRRVGLSQPAASERLKRLEERGIISGYRAVIDPASVGLGMMAIIRLRTTHEYIKTCLKQFSEMPEVIEVFRLTGEDCFHLKVIVPSPAELESIVDAIARYGSVNTAIVLRSEPPKPIGRALIMKG, encoded by the coding sequence ATGGCAAAAACTTTCGATAGTCGTGCCGAACTCGATCCGACCGACATTGCCATGATCGAAACCTTGCAGGGCGACGGGCGCATCAGCGTTTCCGAACTTGGAAGAAGGGTCGGCCTCTCTCAGCCGGCGGCCTCAGAACGGCTGAAGCGGCTTGAAGAACGCGGCATCATCAGCGGCTACAGGGCTGTCATCGATCCTGCTTCGGTCGGGCTCGGAATGATGGCGATCATCCGCCTGCGCACCACGCACGAATATATCAAGACCTGCCTGAAGCAGTTTTCGGAAATGCCCGAGGTCATCGAGGTTTTCAGGCTGACGGGAGAAGATTGCTTCCACCTGAAAGTCATCGTGCCATCACCGGCGGAGCTTGAAAGCATCGTCGATGCCATTGCCCGCTACGGTTCGGTCAACACTGCGATCGTTTTACGCAGCGAGCCTCCCAAACCTATCGGGCGCGCGCTCATAATGAAGGGTTGA
- a CDS encoding alpha/beta hydrolase, whose translation MTQIIHLPGIGNSGALHWQSRWESADPSIRRFDPASWDEPNLSDWIAALEQAVRAARTPPVLVAHSLACLLVAHWHEVSDLPIKGAILVAVPDPASPAFPAQAASFAEAPRTRFRFPSLIVASADDPYGSLPYAEMRAEQWGSALTVIGAAGHINGQSELGDWPEGLALVRNFAGRL comes from the coding sequence ATGACCCAGATCATTCACCTGCCGGGCATCGGCAATTCCGGCGCGCTCCATTGGCAAAGCCGTTGGGAGAGCGCCGATCCCTCCATCCGCCGTTTCGACCCTGCGAGCTGGGACGAGCCGAATCTTTCCGACTGGATCGCGGCACTGGAGCAGGCCGTGCGTGCGGCGCGAACACCGCCCGTTCTGGTGGCCCACAGCCTCGCCTGCCTGCTCGTTGCCCATTGGCATGAGGTTTCCGATCTGCCGATCAAGGGGGCAATTCTGGTCGCCGTGCCGGATCCGGCGTCTCCGGCTTTTCCCGCGCAGGCGGCAAGCTTCGCAGAGGCACCCCGGACGCGCTTTCGATTTCCCTCTCTCATCGTGGCAAGTGCCGATGATCCCTATGGTTCGCTGCCCTATGCCGAGATGCGGGCAGAGCAATGGGGAAGCGCGTTGACGGTGATCGGTGCGGCAGGCCACATCAACGGCCAAAGCGAACTTGGCGATTGGCCGGAAGGCCTGGCGCTCGTGAGAAACTTCGCGGGCCGCCTGTAG
- a CDS encoding transglutaminase-like domain-containing protein, translating to MHKSFYASQSVYSEPGRYRETLMRGGVEPQSIARWISSFMQHPRGAKSEERGFKPEQAADLELRSVAEILAVAVKRNLLDGVSAQHKVGGVCRDFAILAVSRFRERGTPARLRVGFADYLAPGHWEDHWLCEWHDGTRWKRLDVEFAAIGGVSFDTLDVPRERFLTATEAWFRIKDEPEIASRFGVSSLGLSGEWFVAGSLLREMAALRKLELKPWDYWGPSKDLSPVSPELSHQARTTFDQLASRLRTVSVDGEDEPEALADWPLPEEVISFPQGEAVAVVLRSL from the coding sequence ATGCACAAATCCTTCTATGCTTCCCAAAGCGTCTACTCGGAACCTGGCCGCTATCGCGAAACCTTGATGCGCGGTGGCGTCGAGCCTCAGTCAATTGCCCGGTGGATCAGCTCGTTCATGCAGCATCCTCGCGGCGCCAAGTCCGAAGAACGAGGCTTCAAACCTGAACAGGCCGCCGATCTGGAGCTTCGTTCGGTGGCGGAGATTCTGGCTGTCGCCGTAAAACGCAATTTGCTTGACGGCGTTTCCGCACAGCACAAGGTCGGCGGCGTATGCCGGGATTTCGCGATACTGGCGGTTAGTCGATTTCGTGAGCGCGGCACCCCGGCTCGCCTCCGTGTCGGGTTTGCCGATTATCTGGCGCCTGGGCATTGGGAAGATCATTGGCTTTGCGAATGGCATGACGGCACGCGTTGGAAACGGCTCGATGTGGAGTTTGCAGCGATCGGGGGAGTTTCCTTCGATACGCTGGACGTGCCGCGCGAGCGGTTCCTGACGGCAACCGAGGCATGGTTTCGGATCAAGGACGAGCCGGAGATCGCCTCCCGATTTGGCGTGTCGAGCCTCGGCCTTAGCGGGGAGTGGTTCGTCGCGGGAAGCCTGCTTCGAGAAATGGCAGCCTTGCGTAAGCTGGAACTGAAACCGTGGGATTACTGGGGTCCATCAAAGGACCTCTCCCCAGTTTCACCCGAGTTGTCGCATCAGGCGCGGACAACGTTCGACCAACTCGCTTCACGGCTCAGGACCGTCAGTGTCGATGGGGAGGACGAGCCGGAGGCTTTAGCGGACTGGCCTTTACCAGAGGAGGTTATCAGCTTTCCACAAGGCGAGGCTGTAGCTGTCGTATTGCGCAGTTTATAA
- a CDS encoding quinone oxidoreductase, which translates to MTDQMVLLNGPGDITQFRLQDQPPQSPAAGEIKVRHQAIGTNFLDVYHRKGLYALPSYPAVIGVEAAGVVEEVGPDVTAFSPGDRVAYAGPPVGAYASTRIMPAERVIALPDAVSVKVAAGSLLKGMTAYMLMKKVTHVADGSTVLIHAAAGGLGSILVRLAKSLDATVIGTVSSPQKAALATSYGADHLIVGRGADIVAEVKRLTGGNGVDVACDGIGGDMLLKSIRAVRPFGTAVTIGQAAGPIPPVAVEELRPGKSLSHPSIMAWCADTGRYREAAEAAIAAMERGIVCEISAEYGLAEVAKAHEVMETGRSAGSLLLLP; encoded by the coding sequence ATGACCGACCAGATGGTCCTGCTGAATGGCCCCGGCGACATCACCCAGTTCCGGCTGCAGGATCAGCCGCCGCAATCCCCCGCTGCAGGCGAGATCAAGGTCCGTCATCAGGCCATCGGCACCAATTTCCTCGATGTCTATCACCGCAAGGGGCTCTACGCGCTGCCCTCCTATCCCGCCGTCATCGGCGTGGAGGCGGCGGGCGTCGTGGAAGAGGTCGGCCCCGATGTCACGGCGTTTTCGCCGGGTGACCGCGTTGCCTATGCCGGCCCGCCGGTCGGCGCCTATGCCTCCACCAGGATCATGCCAGCCGAGAGGGTGATTGCGCTTCCCGATGCGGTCTCGGTGAAAGTGGCCGCAGGCTCGCTGCTCAAGGGCATGACCGCCTACATGCTCATGAAGAAGGTCACCCATGTCGCCGACGGCAGCACCGTGCTGATCCATGCGGCCGCCGGCGGGCTTGGCAGCATTCTCGTGCGCCTGGCGAAGTCGCTTGATGCCACTGTCATCGGCACGGTCAGTTCGCCCCAGAAGGCGGCCCTTGCCACATCCTATGGCGCCGATCACCTGATCGTCGGGCGAGGGGCCGATATCGTCGCCGAAGTGAAGCGGCTGACGGGCGGAAACGGCGTCGATGTCGCCTGTGACGGTATCGGCGGCGACATGCTCTTGAAGAGCATCCGCGCCGTGCGCCCCTTCGGCACCGCCGTCACCATCGGCCAGGCCGCCGGCCCCATCCCGCCCGTTGCCGTCGAAGAGCTTCGGCCGGGCAAATCGCTCTCGCATCCGAGCATCATGGCCTGGTGCGCCGATACCGGCCGCTACCGCGAGGCGGCCGAAGCGGCCATCGCCGCGATGGAAAGGGGCATCGTCTGCGAGATATCAGCCGAATACGGCTTGGCGGAGGTTGCGAAGGCGCATGAGGTGATGGAGACGGGCCGGTCGGCGGGGAGCCTCCTGCTGCTGCCGTGA
- a CDS encoding LysR family transcriptional regulator, which yields MIGKKFTHIDWDDIRHFLALAQAGTLLGAARQIGVEHATVSRRVSALEKNLGRKLVDRRGRRIVLTADGEEVARHAALVAQQTAVIEQLGRTSATDMRGHVRISAPPALSSVLLAEPVVAIRRAHPGIEITLVGEKRLASLNRREADIAVRLSRPEDGDYAITKVGQMAFHLYASKAYLETVPEAQWTFIGYDEGMNASPQQLRLFERAAGRPIAIRSSVLEFQAAAARLGGGVVMLPDFAVPDGLQRIDDENPLTRDVWLVVHAEIRDVPAVRVVMEALKSAF from the coding sequence ATGATTGGGAAGAAATTCACACATATAGACTGGGACGACATCAGGCATTTCCTGGCGCTGGCGCAGGCCGGAACCCTCCTCGGGGCGGCACGGCAGATCGGCGTCGAGCACGCGACGGTCAGCCGGCGCGTCAGCGCGCTCGAAAAGAACCTCGGCCGCAAGCTCGTCGACCGCCGCGGGCGGCGCATCGTCCTGACCGCCGATGGCGAAGAGGTCGCGAGGCACGCGGCCCTCGTCGCGCAGCAGACGGCTGTTATCGAGCAGCTTGGCCGCACGAGCGCCACCGACATGCGCGGCCATGTGCGGATCAGCGCCCCGCCGGCGCTGTCGAGCGTGCTTCTCGCAGAACCTGTCGTCGCCATCCGGCGGGCGCATCCAGGCATCGAGATCACGCTCGTGGGCGAAAAACGGCTCGCCTCGCTGAACCGCCGGGAGGCGGATATCGCGGTGCGGCTGTCGCGGCCGGAAGATGGCGACTATGCCATCACCAAAGTCGGGCAGATGGCCTTCCATCTCTATGCATCGAAGGCCTATCTCGAAACCGTGCCGGAGGCGCAATGGACCTTCATCGGCTATGACGAGGGCATGAACGCCTCGCCGCAGCAACTGCGCCTCTTCGAACGCGCCGCCGGCCGGCCGATCGCGATCCGCTCATCGGTTCTGGAGTTTCAGGCCGCCGCCGCAAGGCTCGGCGGCGGCGTCGTCATGCTGCCGGATTTCGCGGTGCCGGACGGCCTGCAGCGTATCGACGATGAAAATCCTCTGACGCGGGACGTGTGGCTGGTGGTCCACGCCGAGATCAGGGACGTGCCGGCTGTTCGGGTGGTGATGGAGGCGCTGAAGAGCGCCTTTTGA
- a CDS encoding carboxylesterase/lipase family protein — MFVDHSRKLLLFLALAICPVALAPRPAPADDIVKVETGRLRGATSGVVTSFKGIPYAAPPLGQLRWRNPRPAQEWKGVRSARDFGPSCMQTDDLPKSEDCLALNVWTPSERSKTRLPVMVWIYGGALAHGNTLQYPGDALAAQGVVVVSMNYRMGRLGFFAHPALVRETPGEPVGNYGYMDQLAALQWVQRNIDAFGGDAGKVTIFGESAGGGSVMAHMISPLSRGLFRSAILQSPGVPTARSHVLPLTALKEAEEQAVDYATSLGIDGDDARALEALRALPAERLIEGASAAEVLAGMSSGKPVIGVSGSIIDGKFMTETPEAAFAAGRQALVPVIVGANNRDLGIGEAATKDDLFGLFADHAADARTLYDPTGSETLDELRQQVLADKTLVEPSRHLADEMARTGQPTWWYRFSYVAEALRNDPKWKGTLHGFEIPYTFDIPAALVKDKVTPSDRAMAALASAYWVEFAKTGNPNGGSRPTWPRHDPTVDQIIDFTNDGTEVGADPLKPRLDLWEKYWEENK, encoded by the coding sequence ATGTTTGTCGATCACAGTCGCAAGCTTCTCCTTTTCCTGGCATTGGCAATTTGTCCGGTCGCGCTCGCGCCTCGACCAGCTCCGGCCGACGACATCGTCAAGGTCGAAACCGGGAGGCTGAGGGGCGCAACATCAGGCGTGGTTACCAGTTTCAAAGGTATCCCTTATGCCGCACCGCCCCTTGGTCAGCTGAGATGGCGCAATCCCCGGCCGGCGCAAGAATGGAAAGGTGTCAGGAGCGCGCGCGATTTTGGTCCGTCCTGCATGCAGACTGATGACCTGCCGAAATCCGAAGATTGTCTCGCCCTGAACGTCTGGACGCCATCCGAGCGATCCAAAACCCGGCTACCGGTGATGGTCTGGATTTATGGGGGCGCTCTGGCACACGGAAACACGCTGCAATATCCAGGCGATGCGCTGGCGGCCCAGGGCGTTGTGGTGGTCAGCATGAACTACCGCATGGGGCGGCTGGGCTTTTTTGCCCATCCCGCGCTGGTCAGGGAAACACCCGGCGAGCCCGTCGGCAATTATGGTTACATGGATCAGCTTGCCGCCCTGCAATGGGTACAGCGGAACATTGACGCGTTCGGGGGCGATGCCGGGAAGGTGACGATTTTCGGGGAATCGGCCGGCGGCGGCTCCGTCATGGCACATATGATATCGCCACTTTCACGGGGGCTTTTCCGAAGCGCTATCCTGCAGTCTCCGGGTGTGCCCACAGCCCGCTCCCACGTGTTGCCGTTGACGGCCTTGAAAGAGGCAGAGGAACAAGCTGTGGACTATGCGACATCTCTCGGGATTGATGGCGACGACGCCAGAGCACTCGAGGCGCTTCGCGCCCTGCCGGCCGAAAGGCTGATTGAAGGTGCATCGGCTGCCGAGGTGCTGGCTGGAATGTCGAGTGGGAAGCCCGTGATCGGCGTCTCGGGTTCGATCATCGACGGAAAATTCATGACCGAAACGCCGGAAGCCGCATTCGCGGCCGGGCGGCAGGCGCTGGTCCCCGTCATTGTCGGCGCGAACAATCGTGATCTCGGTATCGGCGAGGCGGCGACGAAAGACGATCTCTTCGGACTATTCGCAGACCACGCAGCCGATGCCCGCACCCTCTACGATCCGACCGGAAGCGAAACGCTGGATGAACTGAGGCAGCAGGTTCTCGCCGATAAGACGCTAGTCGAACCATCTCGCCATCTCGCCGACGAGATGGCCCGCACCGGGCAGCCGACATGGTGGTATCGCTTCTCATATGTCGCCGAGGCTTTGCGCAACGATCCGAAATGGAAAGGCACTCTGCACGGCTTCGAAATTCCGTACACGTTCGACATTCCAGCGGCACTGGTCAAAGACAAGGTTACGCCCTCTGACAGGGCTATGGCCGCATTGGCCAGTGCCTATTGGGTCGAATTTGCAAAGACGGGTAATCCGAATGGAGGCTCACGACCGACATGGCCGCGCCATGATCCGACCGTCGATCAGATCATCGACTTCACCAATGACGGCACAGAGGTTGGCGCCGATCCGCTCAAGCCCAGGCTCGATCTCTGGGAGAAATATTGGGAGGAAAACAAATAA
- a CDS encoding RDD family protein, with translation MDINITQASQRTLQPRLFWRRAIAYLIDMTIFEIVLGAVMLIVPLNFEIPLFQSTQCEVVSSGPLVEKVEREWPLKSAETRVNQICLTREILGVERRFFRTTVITDNADGGSASWRSVSVALDQNGDPVEGIGDILGPLVGVFLVSLAFSSLSSNGRRTLGKKILAIRVVTVEGTPPHFRRSLKRELLKFSPWIAFVGVDSIVAASTSQSFDTMIRSVPDGDATITIQIVVAVVLSVLALVWWLMPLIRWRGQMFYDQLTGCAVRRT, from the coding sequence GTGGACATCAACATCACACAGGCTTCTCAGAGAACGTTGCAGCCGCGACTCTTTTGGCGGCGTGCAATCGCCTATCTGATCGACATGACGATTTTTGAAATAGTGCTTGGGGCGGTCATGCTCATCGTTCCATTGAACTTCGAGATACCCCTCTTTCAGAGCACGCAGTGTGAGGTAGTAAGTTCTGGTCCATTGGTGGAAAAAGTCGAGCGCGAATGGCCGCTGAAGTCAGCAGAGACGAGAGTAAACCAAATCTGCCTGACCCGCGAAATTTTGGGCGTGGAGAGGCGGTTCTTCCGGACGACGGTCATCACTGACAATGCCGACGGCGGTTCTGCTTCTTGGCGCTCGGTATCGGTGGCGCTGGATCAAAACGGTGACCCGGTCGAAGGGATAGGGGATATTCTGGGACCGCTGGTCGGCGTTTTCCTTGTATCGCTTGCTTTTTCTTCCTTGAGTTCGAACGGTCGAAGAACGCTAGGCAAAAAGATCCTGGCGATACGGGTGGTCACTGTCGAGGGTACCCCACCGCATTTTCGCAGATCTTTGAAAAGAGAACTCTTGAAGTTTTCACCGTGGATCGCCTTTGTGGGCGTTGACTCAATCGTTGCCGCATCTACCTCGCAAAGCTTTGATACGATGATCCGTTCTGTACCCGACGGCGACGCAACTATCACTATTCAAATAGTGGTGGCTGTAGTCCTGAGCGTGCTCGCGCTGGTGTGGTGGCTCATGCCGCTCATCAGATGGCGAGGCCAGATGTTCTATGATCAACTAACCGGCTGCGCGGTACGCCGTACCTGA
- a CDS encoding glutathione S-transferase family protein produces MTITITAFERSPDRGRGLARDMRVRWALEEVGQPYEVRLVSFKAMREPAHLALQPFGQIPTYEDGALALFESGAIILHIAERHPGLLPDDENARARAIAWIFAAVSTMEPVIVERETARFQEGKEPWYEERLAYVHERIRKRLGELSTRLGAADWLDGDFSAGDLQMISVLLRLEGSPLLDEYPNLCAYIARGQSRPAYKRAFEAQKAVFLAISAGGQ; encoded by the coding sequence ATGACGATCACCATTACCGCCTTCGAACGCTCGCCCGATCGCGGCAGGGGTCTTGCGCGCGACATGCGCGTTCGCTGGGCGCTCGAAGAAGTCGGCCAGCCCTATGAGGTCCGCCTCGTCTCGTTCAAGGCGATGAGAGAGCCCGCCCATCTGGCGCTTCAGCCTTTCGGGCAGATCCCGACCTATGAGGACGGCGCTCTCGCCCTCTTCGAATCCGGCGCGATCATCCTGCACATCGCCGAGCGCCATCCGGGCCTGCTGCCCGACGATGAAAACGCCCGCGCCCGCGCCATCGCCTGGATCTTCGCCGCCGTCTCGACGATGGAACCCGTCATCGTCGAGCGCGAAACCGCCAGATTCCAGGAGGGCAAGGAGCCCTGGTACGAGGAGCGCCTGGCCTACGTCCACGAGCGCATCCGCAAACGGCTCGGCGAACTCTCAACCCGGCTCGGCGCTGCCGACTGGCTGGACGGCGATTTCAGCGCCGGCGACCTGCAGATGATCTCGGTGCTCTTGAGGCTGGAGGGATCGCCCCTGCTGGATGAATATCCAAACCTCTGCGCCTATATCGCGCGCGGGCAGTCGCGCCCTGCATATAAGCGTGCTTTCGAGGCGCAGAAGGCGGTGTTCCTGGCCATATCGGCTGGCGGGCAATAG
- the gltS gene encoding sodium/glutamate symporter, whose amino-acid sequence MSTIEVPGLLSFTIAILVFFAGANLNRLIPALTRWSIPEAVTGGLLAAFVTLVAYEFFDIEISFALGARDMLLLYFFTGVGLNARVSDLLAGGKPFLILLALTLAFLVIQNLISMGAGAMLGLPPGMAILLGSTSLIGGHGTTIAWAPIVSSRFGLTNALEIGIASATFGLVIASLIGGPIAQYLITRNGLSGPKDEELTIGVPRDAVAGQEDDVSYISLLRTLLVTNIAIIIGYALHEIILEAGINLPLFVVCLLVAIAMTNSIPILAPRLPWPTHTRGLALISDLSLNVFLAMSLMSMQLWGLSGLGLSLAIVLAVQTLAAVVYIIFVVFPAMGRNYNAAVISAGFSGISLGATPTAIANMTAVTKIHGAATVAFIILPLVSAFFIDLANAAVLGFLVR is encoded by the coding sequence ATGTCGACAATCGAGGTCCCGGGACTGCTGTCGTTCACCATAGCGATCCTCGTGTTCTTCGCCGGCGCGAATCTCAATCGGCTCATCCCTGCCCTCACCCGCTGGAGCATCCCGGAGGCGGTCACGGGCGGGCTCCTGGCAGCCTTCGTGACGCTCGTCGCCTATGAGTTCTTCGACATCGAGATCAGCTTCGCGCTTGGCGCACGCGACATGCTGCTGCTTTACTTTTTTACCGGCGTCGGCCTGAACGCGCGGGTCTCCGATCTCCTTGCCGGCGGCAAGCCGTTTCTCATCCTGCTGGCCCTCACGCTTGCGTTTCTCGTGATCCAGAACCTCATCTCCATGGGAGCCGGCGCGATGCTCGGTCTTCCGCCGGGCATGGCGATCCTTCTCGGCTCGACCTCGCTGATCGGCGGACACGGCACGACGATTGCCTGGGCTCCGATCGTGTCGAGCCGTTTCGGTCTCACCAATGCTCTCGAAATCGGCATAGCCAGCGCAACGTTCGGCCTGGTCATCGCCAGCCTCATCGGCGGGCCGATCGCACAATATCTGATTACCCGGAATGGCCTGAGCGGCCCCAAGGACGAAGAGTTGACGATCGGCGTGCCGCGGGATGCCGTTGCCGGCCAGGAAGACGATGTCAGTTACATCAGCCTGTTGCGCACGTTGCTGGTCACCAATATTGCAATCATCATCGGCTACGCCCTGCACGAGATCATCCTGGAAGCCGGCATCAATCTGCCGCTCTTCGTCGTCTGTCTGCTGGTCGCCATCGCGATGACGAACAGCATTCCGATCCTGGCGCCGCGCCTGCCCTGGCCGACGCACACCCGCGGTCTGGCGCTCATATCCGATCTCTCGCTGAACGTGTTCCTGGCGATGTCCTTGATGAGCATGCAGTTGTGGGGCCTGAGCGGGCTCGGCCTTTCGCTGGCGATCGTGCTGGCGGTGCAGACGCTTGCTGCCGTCGTCTACATCATCTTCGTCGTGTTTCCGGCCATGGGGCGCAACTACAATGCGGCGGTCATTTCCGCCGGCTTTAGCGGGATTTCGCTCGGCGCTACTCCCACGGCAATCGCCAACATGACGGCGGTCACCAAAATCCACGGAGCAGCGACCGTCGCATTCATCATCCTGCCGCTTGTCTCCGCATTCTTCATCGATCTTGCAAACGCAGCCGTGCTTGGGTTCCTTGTCCGGTGA
- a CDS encoding SDR family oxidoreductase yields MTDQKTIAIFGAGTGLGASVARRYGKAGFRVALVARNAQSLDQRVSELSAQGIDATAFPGDLDEIDAIAALVEKIEGKSGPIHTAVFAPVGSFRMLPAVDLTTALLKELVNILTLAPIEVVRAVLPGMLARGNGAIIVADGLSAVTPMPGLSGPGPAFAATRNYILGLHEEIKARGVFAGMLHIGAMIDNSTGLRVAAASGMPLDDPRLTTIDPDVLAEEIWSMAADRSRVESILPASRYPH; encoded by the coding sequence CAGGGTTGGGTGCTTCCGTCGCAAGGCGCTATGGAAAGGCCGGATTCCGCGTCGCCCTCGTCGCCCGCAACGCGCAGTCTCTTGACCAGAGGGTGTCCGAGCTGTCGGCGCAGGGCATAGACGCAACTGCCTTTCCCGGCGATCTCGATGAGATCGACGCAATCGCGGCTCTGGTGGAAAAGATCGAGGGTAAGTCGGGTCCAATTCACACCGCCGTTTTCGCGCCTGTCGGCAGCTTTCGTATGCTTCCGGCTGTCGATCTGACGACCGCCTTGCTCAAGGAACTCGTCAATATCCTGACCTTGGCTCCAATCGAAGTCGTCCGTGCGGTATTGCCGGGTATGCTTGCTCGCGGCAATGGGGCGATCATCGTCGCGGACGGTCTTTCGGCGGTAACGCCAATGCCCGGATTGAGCGGCCCAGGCCCGGCCTTTGCCGCCACGCGCAATTACATCCTCGGCCTCCACGAAGAGATCAAGGCGCGCGGCGTGTTCGCCGGGATGCTCCACATCGGTGCCATGATCGACAACTCCACCGGCCTTCGAGTCGCGGCGGCAAGTGGCATGCCGCTCGATGATCCGCGCTTGACGACAATCGATCCCGACGTACTTGCCGAGGAAATCTGGTCGATGGCCGCCGACCGGTCTCGTGTCGAGTCGATCCTGCCAGCCAGTCGCTACCCGCATTGA